A stretch of the Takifugu flavidus isolate HTHZ2018 chromosome 1, ASM371156v2, whole genome shotgun sequence genome encodes the following:
- the LOC130531213 gene encoding TGF-beta receptor type-2-like, translated as ALFCPTAPPPGAWSFTHLSGNLCKWCEVSSPTCGDNVCFSNCTLSSFCTVTEEICIAIWRKTNESMTVHTMCHDPTLPLEGVNPALLLNFTSRECHMTSQPTEGATMMVCGCRGEHECNDRLIFDQGANGFAKLQSKDVLPVVGVSLVPPLLVAVAATVAFYIYRTRHLDKPDSPARPDWTPKQTTDLYLASDLPCGGLSGGEGGCAGSLTGGVDREASQAKNSHSDVINNMTDCPGQGKELLPIKLEVLVGKGRFAEVWSGRLLRGGKGGSNSHETVAVKVFPAVEYASWRNECSIFSDPNMVHDNIVRFHAAEERGPPGHALTQHWLILAYHSLGNLQDFLTANILGWEELVAMAGSIAKGLAHLHSDTTQEGLPKVPVAHRDLKSSNIVMKSRTECALCDFGLALRLDVSLTVDDYANSGQVGTARYMAPEVLESRVNLEDLEAFKQMDVYSMALVLWEMASRCQATGEVKSYEPAFGSQVCEQPCVDSMRDLVLRDRGRPDIPALWSQHKGLSIFCSTIIECWDHDPEARLTAHCVVERFKALQNEEEELRHGGDAHREKDLETPEKDQMTTSSSEALQAQTEVSHDALGFCSVSWATCPTV; from the exons GCTCTGTTCTGCCccacagcgccccctcctggcgCCTGGTCCTTCACCCACCTGAGTGGTAACCTGTGTAAGTGGTGCGAGGTGTCCAGTCCCACCTGTGGAGACAACGTCTGCTTCAGCAACTGCACGCTGTCGTCCTTCTGCACCGTCACCGAGGAGATCTGCATCGCCATATG GAGGAAGACCAACGAATCAATGACCGTCCACACGATGTGTCATGACCCAACTCTGCCGCTAGAGGGCGTCAACCCCGCTCTTCTGCTCAACTTCACCTCGAGGGAGTGTCACATGACGTCACAGCCCACGGAGGGCGCCACCATGATGGTCTGTGGCTGCAGGGGTGAACATGAGTGCAACGACAGGCTCATCTTTGACCAGGGGGCCAatg GATTTGCTAAGCTACAAAGCAAAGACGTGCTCCCGGTGGTGGGGGTCAGTTTGGTGCCCCCCCTTCTCGTTGCTGTTGCTGCCACAGTTGCCTTCTACATCTACCGCACACGTCACCTGGACAAACCAGATTCACCTGCACGGCCTGACTGGACTCCTAAACAGACCACAGATCTGTATCTGGCCTCTGACCTTCCCTGTGGGGGTCTgtctggaggagagggggggtgtGCAGGAAGCCTGACAGGTGGTGTTGACAGGGAAGCTTCCCAAGCCAAGAACTCTCATAGTGATGTCATCAACAACATGACCGATTGTCCCGGTCAGGGGAAGGAGTTGCTGCCCATCAAGTTGGAGGTCCTAGTGGGTAAAGGGCGCTTTGCAGAGGTGTGGTCCGGACGCCTCCTGcggggggggaagggagggagtaACTCGCATGAGACGGTGGCGGTGAAGGTGTTCCCGGCCGTTGAGTACGCGTCCTGGAGGAACGAGTGCTCCATCTTCTCCGACCCAAACATGGTGCATGACAACATTGTCCGTTTCCATGCAGCCGAGGAACGAGGGCCGCCTGGCCACGCCCTCACACAGCACTGGCTGATCCTGGCCTATCACAGCCTTGGGAATCTGCAGGACTTCCTCACAGCCAACATTTTAGGCTGGGAGGagcttgttgccatggcaggAAGCATCGCAAAGGGTTTGGCTCATCTCCATAGTGACACAACGCAGGAGGGCCTGCCAAAG GTGCCAGTTGCCCACCGGGACCTGAAGAGCAGCAACAttgtgatgaagagcaggacGGAGTGCGCCCTCTGTGACTTTGGTCTGGCGCTGCGGTTGGACGTGTCCCTCACCGTGGACGACTATGCAAACAGCGGACAG GTGGGAACTGCTCGCTACATGGCTCCTGAGGTGCTGGAGTCCAGGGTGAACCTGGAAGACCTGGAAGCCTTCAAGCAGATGGATGTTTACTCCATGGCTCTGGTGTTATGGGAGATGGCATCACGTTGCCAAGCCACCGGAG AGGTGAAGAGCTACGAGCCGGCCTTTGGTTCccaggtgtgtgagcagccCTGTGTGGACAGTATGAGGGACCTGGTGCTGCGGGACCGTGGACGACCAGACATCCCTGCGCTGTGGAGCCAACACAAG GGGCTGAGCATCTTCTGCTCCACCATCATCGAGTGCTGGGATCACGATCCAGAGGCCCGGCTGACAGCTCACTGTGTGGTGGAACGTTTCAAAGCCCTGCAgaacgaggaagaggagctgagacACGGCGGTGATGCTCACCGAGAAAAGGACCTTGAGACACCAGAGAAGGACCAGATGACCACCTCGTCCTCGGAGGCTCTTCAGGCTCAGACTGAGgtatcccatgatgcactggGCTTCTGTAGTGTCAGTTGGGCCACTTGTCCCACCGTCTGA
- the lmln gene encoding leishmanolysin-like peptidase, producing MLSVGLPSSTAPRMESRLSDDGRSTASWFLGPALVFSVLAVTVSCHGACKHRVPSPSEVVHHVYLKPERLTKRSFSNNLQLKIKIIYDYSIDRLPADQRRLVKDKLFPQAIDYLQRAFSVRHRAGPVRLSRQCATNQYLRKRGDPHRYCQDACTAVTRCGPVVVPQHHLQQCKVCSESGKSCGPSGPPDGPGVEGADFVLYVSGLTTERCGQENIVAYAAYCQLEAELDRPIAGYANLCPAMISSQPQEFEGMLSTVKHEIIHALGFSAGLFAFYHDDEGKPLTPRFASGLPAFNDTLGLYQWSEAVIKRVSRLWDVRGGQMVRHHVHVLVTPRVVEEARRHFNCPILEGMELENQGGTGTELNHWEKRLLENEAMTGSHTQNRVFSRLTLAIMEDSGWYRANYSLAQRLDWGRRLGCDFVMKSCKFWMDQQRQRRRAVAPYCDTVRASPLQLTCRHDQLAVAVCNLQKFPEQLPPQFQYFDRIPDVADSQLPFFGGAVEIADFCPFSQEFSWHLSGEFQRSSFCRLPENQPDQWRNYGAEQYGPDSVCLYQRSAFVMEQCTRKMTYPDWGSGCYKVSCSGQGLVVFVQDRSFLCVHEGQPLSVSVRVHDWVYNGVLLCPACHDFCDGCPLPHQLPTINASRRNPIDPCSGSPAPVLSLLPLLAALLLCSCC from the exons ATGTTGAGCGTCGGGCTGCCGAGCTCCACTGCTCCGAGGATGGAGTCCAGGCTGAGCGATGATGGCAGGTCCACCGCGTCCTGGTTCCTCGGCCCTGCTCTCGTCTTCTCCGTCCTGGCCGTGACCGTGAGCTGCCACGGGGCGTGCAAACACCGAGTCCCGTCTCCCAGTGAG GTTGTCCATCACGTGTATTTGAAGCCTGAACGTTTAACCAAGAGAAGTTTCTCCAACAATCTTCAACTGAAGATAAAGATAATCTACGATTACAGCATTGATCG ACTTCCTGCAGACCAGAGGAGGCTGGTGAAG GATAAGTTGTTTCCTCAGGCCATCGATTACCTGCAGCGGGCCTTCAGTGTTCGACACAGAGCTGGACCTGTGCGGCTCAGCAG ACAATGTGCAACCAACCAGTACCTGAGGAAGCGAGGTGACCCCCATCGCTACTGCCAGGACGCCTGCACGGCCGTGACCCGATGTGGTCCCGTCGTTGTCCCACAGCACCACCTCCAG cAATGCAAAGTTTGCAGTGAATCGGGGAAGTCTTGTGGGCCCTCGGGCCCCCCCGATGGTCCGGGGGTGGAGGGCGCTGACTTTGTGCTTTATGTGAGCGGCCTCACCACCGAGCGCTGTGGGCAGGAGAATATCGTGGCCTACGCCGCTTACTgccagctggaggcggagctggaCAG GCCTATAGCGGGCTATGCTAACCTGTGTCCAGCGATGATCTCCTCTCAGCCTCAGGAGTTTGAAGGGATGCTCTCCACAGTCAAACATGAGATCATCCACGCTCTG GGCTTCTCAGCAGGCCTGTTCGCCTTCTATCACGACGATGAGGGAAAACCTCTGACTCCTCGCTTCGCCAGTGGGCTGCCAGCTTTTAATGACAC tcTCGGTTTGTACCAGTGGAGTGAAGCGGTCATCAAGAGGGTCAGCAGACTGTGGGACGTCAGAGGTGGACAGATGGTCCGACATCATGTCCATGTCCTTGTCACCCCTCGTGTTGTg gaGGAGGCCAGAAGGCACTTTAACTGCCCCATCCTggaggggatggagctggagaaccAGGGTGGGACGGGGACGGAGCTCAACCACTGGGAGAagaggctgctggag AACGAGGCCATGACGGGCTCCCACACACAGAACCGGGTCTTTTCCCGCCTCACGCtggccatcatggaggacagcggCTGGTACCGTGCCAACTACAGCCTGGCCCAAAGGCTGGACTGGGGCCGCCGCCTCGGCTGCGACTTTGTCATGAAGAGCTGCAAGTTCTGGATGGACCAGCAGCGCCAGAG GCGGCGTGCCGTGGCTCCCTACTGCGACACCGTGCGCGCCTCGCCGCTGCAGCTCACCTGCCGACATGACCAGCTGGCCGTCGCCGTCTGTAACCTGCAGAAGTTTCCTGAGCAGCTGCCGCCACAGTTCCAG tACTTTGATAGAATCCCAGATGTGGCCGACAGCCAGCTGCCGTTCTTTGGTGGAGCGGTGGAGATCGCAGATTTCTGCCCGTTCAGCCAGGAGTTCAGCTGGCACCTGAGCGGAGAGTTCCAGAGGAGCTCCTTCTGCAGGCTGCCGGAGAACCAACCAG ACCAGTGGAGGAACTACGGGGCGGAGCAGTACGGGCCGGACTCGGTGTGTTTGTACCAGAGGTCGGCGTTCGTCATGGAGCAGTGCACCAGGAAGATGACGTATCCTGACTGGGGGTCTGGTTGCTACAAG GTGTCATGTTCGGGTCAGGGCCTGGTGGTGTTTGTTCAGGACCGCTCCTTCCTCTGCGTGCACGAGGGTCAGCCGCTGAGCGTCAGCGTGCGCGTCCACGATTGGGTGTACAACGGCGTCTTGCTCTGTCCTGCCTGCCATGATTTCTGTGAtggctgccccctcccccaccagcttCCAACCATTAATGCGTCCAGGAGGAACCCCATTG ATCCATGTTCCGGTTCTCCGGCACCTGTGCTCAGcctgctccccctgctggctgccctgctgctctgcagctgctgctga